In Rosa chinensis cultivar Old Blush chromosome 1, RchiOBHm-V2, whole genome shotgun sequence, a genomic segment contains:
- the LOC112174628 gene encoding putative ripening-related protein 1, with the protein MTSLFSKGSVLVILLLAICLVSAAQQCRPSGRIRGRKPPPGQCNQEDDSDCCKAGKMYPTYTCSPPMSGNTQAYLTLNSFEAGGDGGGPSECDSKYHNDNTPVVALSTGWYNGGSRCLNNISISGNGRSVVAMVVDECDSTEGCDADHDYQPPCPNNIVDASKAVWKALGVSKDNWGGLDITWSDA; encoded by the coding sequence atgaCTAGCTTATTTTCAAAAGGGTCTGTTCTAGTCATTCTCCTTTTAGCAATTTGCTTGGTTAGTGCAGCTCAGCAATGTCGCCCAAGTGGAAGAATCAGAGGAAGGAAACCACCACCTGGACAATGTAACCAGGAGGATGACTCTGACTGCTGTAAAGCTGGAAAAATGTACCCAACCTACACTTGCTCGCCACCCATGTCTGGTAACACCCAGGCATACCTCACTCTCAACAGCTTTGAGGCAGGTGGTGACGGAGGAGGCCCATCCGAATGTGACAGCAAGTATCACAATGACAATACTCCAGTTGTTGCATTATCCACCGGATGGTACAACGGTGGATCAAGGTGCCTTAACAACATCAGCATTAGTGGTAATGGGCGTAGCGTGGTGGCCATGGTGGTGGATGAGTGTGACTCTACTGAGGGATGTGATGCTGACCATGATTATCAGCCTCCTTGTCCCAACAACATTGTTGATGCCTCCAAGGCTGTCTGGAAAGCCTTGGGTGTATCTAAGGACAATTGGGGCGGCTTGGATATCACATGGTCCGATGCTTAG
- the LOC112164118 gene encoding uncharacterized protein LOC112164118, translating to MQPVLPVFEGINTTRLSWLTGEVTRLGAVAFHGGTDYMLAECWIENMETYFKMIICTDVERWIVATFLLQDEAKQWWDFVLKTRDVVTLTWRCFVGLFRDKYFPASSREQLGIDFISLVQGTMSVRDYEARFSQLYRFVWPMDAEKLARRFEQGLNYEIREKVIILRLPTVAMILDRAMAIERELQASRRESSIVGDFRGKGKAIAEGSNAPGTQDGSRKRQKTCQQAPVGVAAEPTWIAPVGQDVPLRCFNCNELGHVARSCVKPKCRKCYKCGLKGHVVRELLQSQGFSGQGLRLGIQE from the exons ATGCAGCCTGTTCTGCCTGTTTTTGAGGGCATTAATACTACTCGCCTATCATGGTTGACTGGGGAAGTTACTAGATTGGGAGCAGTCGCATTTCATGGTGGTACAGACTACATGTTAGCCGAATGCTGGATCGAGAACATGGAGACCTATTTTAAGATGATTATCTGTACTGACGTTGAGAGGTGGATAGTAGCTACATTTCTCCTCCAGGATGAGGCAAAGCAGTGGTGGGATTTTGTACTGAAGACTAGGGATGTAGTCACCTTGACCTGGAGATGTTTTGTGGGACTCTTTCGAGATAAGTATTTTCCGGCTTCTTCTAGGGAGCAATTGGGGATCGACTTTATCTCATTAGTTCAAGGAACTATGAGTGTCAGAGACTATGAGGCTCGATTTTCACAATTGTATCGGTTTGTCTGGCCGATGGATGCAGAAAAGTTGGCTCGTAGGTTCGAACAAGGATTGAACTATGAGATCAGGGAGAAGGTGATTATCCTTCGATTGCCTACTGTGGCAATGATATTGGATAGGGCTATGGCAATCGAGCGGGAGCTCCAGGCTTCTCGGAGGGAGTCATCAATCGTAGGAGATTTCCgaggaaagggaaaggcaattgcGGAAGGTAGTAATGCACCAGGTACTCAGGATGGGTCTCGGAAAAGACAGAAGACTTGTCAGCAGGCTCCTGTTGGTGTAGCCGCTGAACCTACTTGGATTGCACCTGTTGGGCAAGATGTGCCTTTGAGATGTTTTAACTGCAACGAGTTGGGGCATGTGGCTAGGAGTTGTGTGAAGCCGAAGTGCAGGAAATGTTACAAGTGTGGACTGAAGGGACATGTTGTTCGGGAGT TATTGCAGTCACAAGGTTTTAGTGGGCAGGGTTTGAGATTGGGAATTCAAGAATGA